The DNA region TATTACTTGCTTAGTGGTTTAATCTAATCAATTTTGGGCTGGGCGATGAGGAGAAAATCAGCTATAATATCCAATGTGGTTATTGTGACAATAATGAAGGGTTGACCATTGGTGCTTTCACAGAGCAAACAACTAAGTGGATAAAGGCAAACAATACAACAGCTAGAAAagtcactttactgtaatgcagcctttaaaacaaggaaaagacaacacttaagATTTTAttatatccaaaatctaaggtGATATCTAATCTCTAGTATCATGGAATGGATATAATATTGATGTCTTGCCCAACCCTAAATCATATCACTTCTACAATTTACTActtattactactattacttTTTACATAGAGATGCATCACCAGCATAACTGATGTTATTTAACTTGGACTGCTACAGATCCTACTTCCACCACTGTTGAACACACtcaccactcacacacaaaatccTTTTCCTTGAATCTACATGGTGCTCATTTATTGCGCAACAGTTTGTTAAACGAATTACATACTGTTACACATAGTTCTAGTTTCCATATATGTATATAGggtttaatttttcatttaatcttATGCTATTACCCATTTTTTCCaacaccttttttctttatttttacaatctTTATTACTACTAATTTACTACTAATTGCTTGCTGAGCTGACCTGTTCTCCTGTCCAGTACATTTCATTGTACTGTCGACACTGTGTTAACCTACATATTACTAATATAGCATCAAGTAAATACTTAGATGATTAGACATTTTATATGTAATtcagtaaaataacaaataaatgaagtaaaaaggaaaacatttccCTCTAAATGTAGGTAAGAAAAGAGAATTCATGCACTGTCCTGTTACCTGCAATAAAGCTGATGAAAGTCTAAGGACCTAAACgttgtgtatttaaatatgttttttgcaagTAATAGGACAGTGTGTGGGGATTTTCCTTCTCTTACATATGGACATTTCCCTTCTATGCACCTTCCTGAATGTGTGCATGAGCCTCCACATTCTACCTCCAAAATGTAGTGAAAGTAATAAGTATTGAATAGTGCCTCACATTTGTACTTAAGCAAATGCATTaggttacattccaccactattaaatacattttctaggATCAGAGTTTAACAGTGTGTTTACTGGCCTACCTGGACTTTAAACCTTGTATCCCTCTCTTCCACACAAGGACTCGGACTTCGACTCAACGGGCGGCCTGCTGGGCGCCACCATCGGCAGAGTCAAGCAGCTGTCCAGAGGCAGTCAGACCAAGCTGCTGTGCTACATGCTGCTCTTCtgcttctttgtcttctttgtccTGTACTGGTTCATCAAGCTGAGGTGATAGGAGGACTCTGGTGAACTTGGCCGCTTAACTCCACATCGTCATCCCCAGTCTGTGCCACGCTGATGCTTCTCAGAACGAGACCCACATGATGTTGATGAGGAAAGACAGCGATTTGTTTTAGCCTTTTCACCTTTACATATGCCCATGTCTCTCAGTATTTCATAGAATGACCTCAGAACTGAGTCAGGACAGGACTCCTTATGATGCTTTGTGATGGAATCCCTAAAAGTAAAACCGGGTCTAAGATGATTATTACCCATGTGAAGTAGGAATCACGTATGTATATATAAGAAAGGCACTGCCACATTATGTATATGTACTTGAAATCGACCTAATTTACTTAAATGAAGAGATGAGACGTGACAAACTGAAAATACTACTGTGTCAGAAACCTTAATGCAGTCGTGAGCACATTATATGTGGTGTATAGTGTGATAAGACTGATGAAATGGCATACTGGTTGATACAGACAGTTGTGTTAAAAGTGATTAAGATATAGAATGCTACTTAAAGAAAATGATCGAGTGTATTTGCTTTTAAATTGAATGGATATATTACAGCATTCAGCATCCATACAAAACATTAATAGCAGTGTCTACATTGTGTCATCtttgttgtaaaaaatattttttaatgtaaataaacaaattttatgATCTGAAATGAGTGTTGGCTTCTAACACACGGAGAATGTGCTTAAAACATTAAACCTGAACTagtattttattgttaatttgccaatgacacataaaaaaaacatcatctttgcatgatatttattttgaacaacagtcattttatgcacattattttattttgtctgttctaaaaaaatctctatacatttatatatttagtcTTATAAGGATATTTAAATGAAGTCATAAATTACAGAATAAAATGCGGTTGTTGGCTGTTCACATTTGTGAGTTCATGATAAACAAGATAAAACAGGTGCTTCATTACTcggtatgtttgtttgttttttgatcacatacagtttcattaaaacaatcaaaaagacaaattgcaagacaatCTAACTTCCTATTAATGTCAAGAATTTAATAAGTGAATTGCACTTAGGTGATCTGTTTTTTAGCAATTCATTGTGAAGGATTAGCACGCTATCAGCAGCATTGTGGCATCAGTCCGTGGTTCAGGTTATGATGACATCAGTGCTTGGGCAGTGTGTCCATGTACTTACAGATGATTCCCAGCATGACTTCATCAGCTCCTCCACCGATGGATATTAACCTGGAATCTCTGTGGAAAAGACAGGGTTAATGCAaactggtgttttctttttgtaacaTCATCCGAATGTCCTTCAACAtctgaaataatgtttgttttttaaatgaaagcaacattatgcaTCCCATGTCCAGCTGCATTATTTGCCCCATCAGCAGATGTCAGCATTGTGTAAAATAAGAGCTGAGAGAATCTGAGTCAAACACAGCCTTACTTGATTACAAACTGAGCAATATCAACACTGCACAACAGGAGACTAATTACACATCACCCACAATTATTATTACTTGGTCATATGTTAATGTAGAAGCCACCAATCAATCTGATTCCAACAATTTGGTTCATTTCCCTTGCAAAATAGATTATAAGCCCTTACAAGCTCCTGCCAACCGCTGAGGTTACCATAGAAATGTTTTACCCTCACAAAAAGCACATACTGGCAGCCAAAGATAACCATTGTTGGCTAGCAACTGGTGTTAGTGACCGGTGCTGCTAAGTCCTGGTTTTGCAGTTagatgttatttgttttttggattagataaaaaaaaaagtgcacaggGGTGAAGATAATTCACCATCATGGTGTTGCATGTTAGAAATCACTGTGATGAAGACGCCAGAAAAAGTGATATGAAACCAGATcactcaacaaaaaaacatatattcagggttcccacacattttcatggacaaaattctTGTCCTACTTGCGTGgcattttcatatatatattagatTCATACTTAATTCAAACATATTTCCAGCTAACCAGAAAAGGGCGGAGGGCAGAGCGCAGGGAAAACATGAAGACGTAGAAACAGATGTATGTTCATGGAAGAcctaaaagaaatattttataatcCTGTGACCTCTAAAATGTCCAATAACTTTTACTAATCCTATGTCTTTTCCAGTCCTGGAAAATctgatgtttaaccctttgaaacctaaacaaattggcttgatttctgtcaaaaacatgggaagagggcaatcaGCATCTGAACAAGAAacggcccaaaaatttgcaagaaataagtaaaaagttacaagaaaattgcctgaaaataagcacacacaaaaaagagcaaaaagaataggaaagaaacaaacaaaaagaaaagaaatatgatttgttttctttcttttgtatcataattttaaatatataatttagagtggtcattttttccttgttttttgataatatcaatgtagaaattccctccagctcattttcagatcatttccttgtcaccctttacttatttatgcagtttttcgGATacttcttgtcaagttgctcattatgttttttcatgtttttaaaagaaatcaaactaatgttCTCATGTTTTAGAGATgtaaatgctagtgaaaggtgtctgaatacagcacaagaaaactgatgtccaaccaggtgttaaagggttaatatcatgaccgtgggaaccctgtatattTCAGTTACCAGTTTTACCTGTAAAATCTGCTGACCAGCACGTCACTGGTGAAGCCCATTCCTCCCCAATACTGGAGACAGGTGTCGCCCACTTCCCTGGCCAGGCGGCCTCCCTTTAATTTCGCCATGGATGCCAGATAGGTGACATCGTTGCCTTTAATGTACAATGCTGCAGAAAAGAAAGGACAGTAGTAGTGACACAAGAATGGGCAAGTGAAAATGTCCAGGTGGATAAAAATGAATTGTAAAGAATGTAGAagggaaaacaaagacaacaaacaaatgtgGTTCAGTTTCGGAGTCGCTGTTGGCTCATCAATGCCTCTATTGTAGGTACCCTCCAGGGGGACATTGAGCTGCATGATTTTTCCTGTTTCAGTGTGtaaagatgtttgtttgtgtgtctgtctttatcTACCTGTGCCAAACAGATGCAAAAGCTTTGATCTGTTTCTGGGCAAGTGAATCAGAGCAGCTACACGATTTCATTCAAAGCTGCTTGCCACTGTAGCTGTTACAAACACAACGAGAAAATCACAAGACCTCGAACACCCGCCCGCCAGATGCACCCACATATTCATATCGTAAACACTGCCGTGTAAAGCACTGGGGATGTTTTTTGGAGGAGCTGGGTGTTTGCCAGCTTTTCAGGTGGCCAAGTCTGTGGGGTTTGAAGTTCTGCCAgtatgcacaaaaacaacagtagtTTGGTGGAGCAAGGCTGTCATTCATGGTTTGAACCCTCGGATCCTTTGGTTCACATAAAAGTGTCCTTCAGCAAGATACCTGATTACTCCATACAAGGTTCCTACAGCTGAAGATTCCTCTCGGAATTAAACCTAAgacttttttcaagtaaaaagtTAGATGATCTACTAAAACTTCTAgagtggaaaacaaaaagcttGTTAATTTGTCATTTAGCTGGATGTAGCTAATGCATGAGTGTTGTTGCCTTCTCCGTGTGACATTAATGTGAGAGGCATTTTGTAAATGAATTGATTAGCGGATATTACCAATTCTTCTAAGATTTTACAACgcatgttatgaaaaaaaaaaaactactgacaATATCCTTCTTCCTATGTCAAGAACaacaattaaggccttattttaagattaatgaatgaaatgccttttaagacttttcaaggatctgcaggaaccctgccTATAAATGTTCTTTGAGCAAAAAGATACACATCAACACAATAACAATTAACTAATAGAAGAAAGGAAAGGCAATTTTAATAGCTCTCCAATGCCTATGaaatatgtcttttaaaaaaaatcctaaaccctaaaaaattcaaaaactcTAAGTAGGACAGAATGTAACTccaaaagccaaaacataagTTTCAGGCAACTCGTCCATGAAATTCTTATTGCTTTAGAAATCTAGTAGGAGGCAGTTTCAGTGCTTACGCTAATAATTACTGCTCTGTCTATAGCCAGCCAACCATATCCTTGTTCACGGTCAACTTATCACTACTTATAGTAAGCTACCACATTCTTCTCCAGTCTACACTATGCCCTCAATCTTTTAAACCAACCTGCTGCATTACACACGGGCAAATTACCCACTCAAGGCTAGTTTGGCATTCACATCATTCTTACAGAGCGAAGTCAGCTAAGGCCTTTGTTACTGAGGCCTTATCTATGATATGAGGTGTCTTGAGGACAGCTGCCTGCAGTCATCTGGTATGATTTTCCTAAAATACTGCACATTAAAATCCAAGCACGTCTGTTCTTAATCCTGACCTGGATTTCAAGGGTACTTTGGATATGAAATATCTGTGGATGAAATAACTGAATCTACCTTGTTTTATGGAAAAGGGAAAATTAATCTGGAAAAGGTGGATGTTGCAGAGAAAATTATATGTTGAAAATGAACGCCATATCGACCAATAAAGAGCCTTAATACTACTAGTCAAAAGTGTACTGATGGACTGGCAAGTAGAGACAGATGTTTgagaaataactgaaataactgCCACAGATAAAAagccacaaagacacacattcGCACAAATAACCTAAGTGCTGTTATTTTAATTGCTGGTATTCTCTTTCTGTGTGCCTCCCTGCTAAAACATGGAGGACATTTCAGGCTTGGACATACTTTTCATGTTCTGCTTTCATAGACAGCTGTGGACCGGTTGCCGGGACGCGCACGGTTCTGTTCATACTATAACTGAGGGTCCGTGTCTGTCTGACGTTCCATGCGTGCATTGATTCACACTCCATTTCAGTTGATGGTAGTAATACACCATGATGTTGTTTTGCGTACCACCATAAGgatcaagaagaagaaaaagaagaagcgCTCATTAGGACATGACATCAAGAAAAGCttctgtgtttgtggtttttggcTGAACAATAATTAAAACGCAATGAGAGaaaattttaatgtttgacCGCTTACTGAGAATAGTACCGGGGACTGGAGTTTGagataaaataatgttttgtaacTATTGGGGTACTTGCTATACAGTCCACGAGGTCAAaaattttggccaaaaatgGGGATTTGCGCAGACATGGGTGGTTGACGACATTTATATTACACGGACCAAAGTGGATTCTCGCAGACACGTGGACGGTGTATGTGTAAAGCGGGCTAAAAGAGGAACAGAACATTTAGATGCAGCCAACATTACCAAGCTAACAATAACCTTAATTCTTGTTATGTCGTGTCTGTTTACAAAGCGACCCCACCTGTGGCGCGGTGGAGGAGGGAGCGGAGTAACTCCacctctgtctgcagctcagccAACCTGAAGTGAACCGCCTGGTGGAAGAGGATAGGCTGCTTGAAGATCTTCCTCTGCCGTGTGTACTGGATGGTTTCCTGAATGATGTTTTCCATACTGGTCACGACTGAGGGAGTTAAGACACAGAGATAGAGATGTGACCTTGTTAATACTATTACTGCTTCCAACTGCACTGCATGCATATCTGTGAGTGCTTGTGATTTTGGGTCTCTGATTCATGATATGATAAGCACAACCCAGACCAGATGTGTCAGATTCGGTATGCAAAGTTTCACTTCTAATAGTTTCTCAGAAGTTATACCAAAGCAAACACTACTGCAAGCTTGTaattcaaaaccaaaaaacaaacaactactTTTCAGAGGATTAATGGCTAGAACTATGTGACCTATACTCCCTAATTCTTGAAAACTGAAATGGAAATTATCCCACAATGCAAACTGAGCAATTTGCAGTAAGATCAGTAGGAAGCGGATGAGTGAGAGTGAAGGATTGAGTAATAAAGTAAAGAGACCAGAAAAGATGACGTCTGATTGCTGGATACGGCTGGCGGACAGCGAGAGATGAGGATCTGTAAGAAAAGCTCACTCACCGTTGGCCACTGCCCAGAGCCTCTCTTCCTGGAACTGAAGCATCTGATAGGTGAAGCCCATGCCTTCCTGACCGATAATGTTCTTGCATGGTACACGAACGTCATCAAAGAACACTTGAGCTGTGTCCGATGACCACATGCCGAGTTTATCAATCTTGCGGGCGATGTGTACTCCTACAATGAGAagggcaggaaaaaaaataaacgtcACCATGCATCTTGGCAGAGGCACACTGATAACAAATCCTGATAGAACGGAAACAGACGTTATGTAGAGGGTGTTTTTAGGGTAATTTGCTCAGGCAAATCGTGGGAATATTGCAGTAAATCATCTGTTTTAATAgatctgaaaaacacagactcTTAAAATTGTGGGCTGTTTTTAGATGTACTTGAATCCCAGGTGATAAATGTCAATTACAAAGACTCATTTTTGGTTCAtatgtttttgtccaaaaaaaggccTTCTGCTTTTACAGGAAAATCATCCCACAGAATAACTAACTGACTCCTACCTGGCAGGTTCATGGGCACACAGAGGAGAGATTTGTTCCTGTGTGGAGGCCCGTCACTGGTGTTGGCAAGAAGACAAATCCAGTCGGCCTGGGTACCGTTTGTGGTCCACATCTTTCCCCCGTTGATCACATATTCATCCCCTTTCTTCACTGCCTTGGTCATGATACCTGAATCAATGTGTAGTGGAGTGTGTAaatggatggagagagggaaaatTGGGGAGATGAGCTTCAGGACAGGAggttaaaagaaaagtttcagtgGTTGAATAATCCAAGAAATACTATTTTGGCCCTTAAAAGAAGATATTACTAAGAGTCTAAAGCTGGTATATAATGCTAAGGGCCTTATCACACCTGGCACAAAGTGgcacacagcacagcacaacTGTCATTGCTTGCTTCAGACTGatgcagttgtcattttcaggaCCAGCTTCCATGTTGTATAGGGAGCAAATGCCCATCTGTGCCATCCGGTTGCATTATTGGTGTATTGTtattttgaggcagcagaaagcaaTGTGTCATTGGCTAACAAAAGCccagtattttttttgctgttgaaagGGCACATTATTCAGATAGTTAAATGTAATTACATTAGGAAGTTCACAACGCCCATACACTCTTTGT from Plectropomus leopardus isolate mb chromosome 18, YSFRI_Pleo_2.0, whole genome shotgun sequence includes:
- the zgc:85777 gene encoding probable acyl-CoA dehydrogenase 6 codes for the protein MALHKGALRLNLLVNSRNFYKFTSFVGVRSLSEYVSSKPTPSTAPEIASDHLIYTQEHFALKDSLRKIIDQEINPYVDQWEAEGKFPAHKIFKILGSAGFLGVNRSPEYGGLGLDFSYSVAVSEELGNIRCGGIPMAIGVQTDMATPALARFGSDELKKEFLLPTIMGDKVACLGVSEVGAGSDVSSIMTKAVKKGDEYVINGGKMWTTNGTQADWICLLANTSDGPPHRNKSLLCVPMNLPGVHIARKIDKLGMWSSDTAQVFFDDVRVPCKNIIGQEGMGFTYQMLQFQEERLWAVANVVTSMENIIQETIQYTRQRKIFKQPILFHQAVHFRLAELQTEVELLRSLLHRATALYIKGNDVTYLASMAKLKGGRLAREVGDTCLQYWGGMGFTSDVLVSRFYRDSRLISIGGGADEVMLGIICKYMDTLPKH